In Drosophila bipectinata strain 14024-0381.07 chromosome 2R, DbipHiC1v2, whole genome shotgun sequence, one genomic interval encodes:
- the Corin gene encoding uncharacterized protein Corin, with amino-acid sequence MNALDMNKQFLSVSQDHNQHQVSADDQKSRSRSERASSLALPLNSLLDFYDKQQEQCKSVTLLPLPSNSGNSSSSNSSSSIVRRHSSHYYPMLEDKQKPSQLPPQAATQMLVNMTEQKYDKSSPMGARQQLQFHQQQQQLVRVDTPVTPPPPIPRRLLRGKSAWQASGSPNPMITGGQDSAQGTGTVFVYPQPTNVTTESVTGVGGGGGGAGTGTGGQGGGLQSALLVDIATRPAPAHGYADADGISDDDRMSLENSVFDESLTSTPVKVASYHAAGGRYSAMGHIAKRAQRSSSSTVDSAYGSSLGGHSERFASSSTSVDFRSRFSSVDTQSSLDEKPLSSSIDSPLATNRDSAFRERAILNDAMHKLNNNNSLGLALYQASNNNNSTSSSSGVGASIDSGSKLPVVPARKQPPQNAKNSGNSNKSSGENGSQNSTETTSVSASASTSSAASAGSSTISSGTMSSMSGPSSSVTVPSVADLNPNLKRPGPPEPPLRQANPVFDSMEMGPRGHPAPPLTVRNKLGRTKPPPISYPRMQQRQDSTLSSDSYSISSSPGYNSKLMEAPLLGSGSYQVGRKSNAPGSAQRQTPLTDLAPTRFLSGGSGAAKQAPAVPPPRGRINFRQDSTISSDSFSQTSSPGYNPKLMEAPLLPSLSAKRLCSAPAPIVCRQGIQHEPIEELEPPQTLSPLHKTSGPPSSLQTIVRFQNGAPHTMSLQHQIINRRKSSNPYITNGRLKFRLFQILINAFALLAIAGGLAAYFNAYPTIKFVNKTIINTIHVEDTTSFGKNPAPGTCLPIIVRFCQGPQIPYNYTVFPNYIGHFGQLETQTDLDSYEALVDVRCYELVSLFLCTLFVPKCGQSGATVPPCKTLCTETMRRCGFFFDVFGLSLPEYLNCKLFKDFPSSEDCVGLEEVREVMIASSNPKCDGFQCDQNRCLPHEYVCDGHLDCMDQADEASCERCGPDEIYCGDMQCIGTKHICDGIIDCPYGQDERNCLRLSERNGDVGTGVLEVYRIGQRQWMPACVKNWDRAVSPSAVCSILGYSAVNATSVLTQRTHRPLLASVNVSTDIWKMYAKRRSTLMQEFSNCKRSEDYPMAELTCSNYECGRVKRGRHKPSRRIIGGTPANPGNWPFLAAILGGPEKIFYCAGVLISDQWVLTASHCVGNYTVIDLEDWTIQLGVTRRNSFTYTGQKVKVKAVIPHPLYNMAIAHDNDIALFQLATRVSFHEHLLPVCLPPPSVRNLHPGTLCTVIGWGKREEKDPKSTYEFIVNEVQVPIITRNQCDEWLDNLTVSEGMVCAGFDDGGKDACQGDSGGPLLCPYPGEKDRWFVGGIVSWGIMCAHPRLPGVYANVVQYVPWIQEQMAKHARPINEERVNKYDLHPGGPDMLSKIATDPMRNGQPYYYSHPRTASKT; translated from the exons ATGAACGCACTCGATATGAATAAACAATTTCTGAGCGTCTCCCAGGACCACAATCAGCATCAGGTCTCGGCCGACGACCAGAAGAGTCGCTCAAG ATCGGAGCGTGCCTCGAGCTTGGCATTGCCCCTGAACTCTCTGCTGGACTTTTACGACAAGCAACAGGAGCAGTGCAAGTCGGTCACTTTGTTGCCACTTCCCAGCAACTCCGGAAattccagcagcagcaacagcagcagcagcatcgtGCGGCGCCACTCCTCCCACTACTATCCCATGCTCGAGGACAAGCAAAAGCCGTCGCAGTTGCCTCCGCAGGCAGCCACACAAATGCTT GTAAACATGACGGAGCAGAAATACGACAAGTCATCGCCAATGGGCGCCAGGCAGCAGCTTCAGTttcatcagcagcaacagcagctggTGAGGGTGGACACCCCGGTCACACCCCCTCCGCCCATTCCACGGCGACTGCTGCGGGGCAAGTCCGCCTGGCAGGCGAGTGGCAGTCCCAATCCCATGATTACTGGCGGACAGGATAGCGCCCAGGGCACTGGCACGGTGTTTGTTTATCCGCAGCCAACAAACGTGACCACAGAGTCAGTAACCGGCGTCggaggaggcggaggagggGCTGGTACAGGAACTGGTGGACAGGGAGGTGGGCTACAATCAGCGCTGCTTGTTGACATTGCCACACGTCCGGCTCCGGCTCACGGATATGCGGATGCCGATGGCATTTCCGATGACGACCGCATGAGTCTGGAGAACTCAGTCTTCGACGAGTCGCTAACCTCCACGCCGGTCAAGGTCGCAAGCTACCATGCCGCCGGCGGGCGATACTCTGCAATGGGACACATTGCCAAGCGAGCCCAGCGCTCCTCCAGCAGCACCGTGGACTCTGCCTATGGGTCCTCGCTGGGTGGCCATAGCGAGAGATTCGCCAGCAGCTCAACCAGTGTCGATTTCCGTAGTCGCTTCTCCTCGGTGGACACGCAGTCCTCGCTGGACGAGAAGCCCCTGTCGAGCTCAATTGACTCTCCATTGGCCACCAACCGGGACTCAGCTTTTCGGGAGCGGGCCATCCTCAACGATGCCATGCACAAgctgaacaacaacaacagtctCGGGTTGGCTCTTTACCAGGCCagtaacaataacaacagcaCTAGCAGTAGCAGTGGAGTAGGAGCCTCCATCGATAGTGGCTCCAAGTTGCCAGTGGTTCCCGCCCGGAAGCAACCCCCACAAAACGCCAAGAACAGTGGAAACAGCAACAAATCGTCGGGGGAAAATGGATCTCAGAACTCCACGGAGACCACCAGCGTCTCGGCATCGGCCTCAACATCCTCCGCCGCCTCGGCAGGCTCCAGTACTATTTCCAGTGGTACCATGTCCTCCATGTCCGGGCCATCGTCCTCTGTGACTGTGCCGTCGGTAGCCGATTTGAATCCCAACTTGAAACGTCCAGGGCCACCGGAGCCACCATTGCGGCAGGCCAACCCAGTCTTTGATTCCATGGAGATGGGTCCTCGTGGTCATCCAGCTCCTCCCCTGACCGTACGGAATAAACTGGGGCGCACCAAGCCTCCACCGATTTCGTATCCGAGAATGCAGCAACGCCAGGACTCCACCTTGTCGAGTGACAGCTATTCGATCAGCTCCAGTCCAGGTTACAATTCAAAGTTGATGGAGGCGCCGCTATTGGGCTCAGGATCCTATCAGGTTGGCAGGAAATCGAATGCCCCCGGATCCGCTCAAAGGCAGACTCCACTAACGGACTTGGCACCGACGCGGTTCTTGAGTGGGGGCAGCGGTGCAGCTAAGCAGGCCCCAGCTGTGCCACCGCCAAGGGGCAGGATCAACTTCCGCCAGGATTCAACCATTTCTAGCGATAGCTTCAGTCAGACGTCCAGTCCGGGGTACAACCCCAAGCTCATGGAGGCGCCTCTACTGCCCTCCCTCTCCGCCAAGCGATTGTGCAGTG CACCAGCACCGATAGTCTGCCGGCAGGGAATACAGCACGAACCCATCGAGGAGTTGGAGCCACCGCAGACTCTATCGCCGCTCCACAAGACGAGTGGTCCGCCCAGCAGCCTGCAGACTATAGTTCGTTTCCAGAATGGTGCCCCACACACCATGTCCTTGCAGCATCAG ATTATCAACCGGCGGAAGAGCTCAAATCCGTATATCACCAATGGCCGGTTGAAGTTCCGCCTGTTCCAGATCCTGATCAATGCCTTCGCCTTACTGGCCATCGCCGGAGGACTGGCTGCCTACTTCAATGCCTATCCGACAATTAAGTTTGTGAACAAGACCATCATCAATACAATCCATGTGGAGGACACCACCAGCTTTGGCAAAAACCCGGCTCCCGGCACTTGTCTGCCGATAATCGTTCGCTTCTGCCAGGGTCCCCAGATACCGTATAACTATACCGTGTTCCCAAACTACATCGGACATTTTGGTCAACTGGAAACACAAACG GACTTGGATTCCTATGAGGCCTTAGTTGATGTTAGATGCTATGAACTGGTTTCCTTGTTCCTATGTACCTTGTTTGTGCCCAAGTGCGGGCAGAGTGG TGCCACCGTGCCACCCTGCAAGACTCTGTGCACGGAGACCATGCGACGATGTGGATTTTTCTTTGACGTTTTTGGCCTGAGCCTTCCCGAGTACCTGAACTGCAAGCTCTTCAAGGACTTCCCCAGCTCCGAGGACTGTGTGGGCCTGGAGGAGGTGCGCGAAGTGATGATAGCCTCCTCGAATCCGAAGTGCGATGGCTTCCAGTGCGACCAAAACCGCTGCCTGCCGCACGAGTATGTATGCGATGGTCACTTGGATTGTATGGATCAGGCGGACGAGGCCAGCTGCGAAAGATGTGGTCCGGACGAGATCTACTGTGGCGATATGCAGTGCATTGGCACTAAGCACATATGCGATGGCATCATCGATTGTCCCTACGGCCAAGATGAGCGGAATTGCT TGAGATTAAGTGAGCGGAATGGAGATGTTGGCACTGGTGTCCTGGAGGTCTACCGCATCGGTCAGCGTCAGTGGATGCCAGCCTGTGTCAAGAACTGGGATCGTGCCGTTTCGCCGAGTGCCGTTTGCTCCATTCTTGGCTACTCGGCGGTGAATGCCACGAGTGTCCTGACCCAACGCACCCATCGTCCTTTGCTGGCATCCGTAAATGTGTCCACTGACATTTGGAAAATGTACGCCAAGAGACGTTCCACCTTGATGCAGGAGTTTTCCAATTGCAAGAGATCCGAGGATTATCCCATGGCTGAGCTAACTTGTTCCAATTATG AATGCGGAAGAGTCAAACGTGGTCGCCACAAGCCTTCTAGGCGTATTATTGGTGGCACTCCGGCTAATCCTGGCAACTGGCCCTTCCTGGCAGCAATTTTGGGTGGCCCGGAAAAGATCTTCTACTGTGCCGGCGTTCTAATCTCTGACCAATGGGTGTTAACAGCCTCCCATTGTGTTGGAAA CTATACGGTCATTGATCTGGAGGACTGGACTATACAACTGGGGGTAACACGGCGCAACTCGTTTACCTACACGGGTCAGAAGGTCAAAGTCAAGGCGGTTATTCCACATCCTCTGTACAACATGGCCATAGCCCACGACAACGACATTGCACTCTTCCAG ctgGCTACACGAGTTTCCTTCCATGAGCATCTCCTTCCGGTCTGCCTGCCACCTCCGAGCGTAAGGAACCTCCATCCTGGCACTCTGTGTACCGTCATTGGCTGGGGAAAAAGGGAAGAAAAGGATC CCAAATCCACGTACGAGTTTATTGTGAACGAGGTGCAGGTGCCCATCATTACCCGCAACCAGTGCGACGAGTGGCTAGACAACTTGACAGTGTCGGAGGGCATGGTCTGTGCAGGATTCGATGACGGAGGCAAGGACGCCTGTCAA GGCGATTCGGGTGGCCCACTTCTGTGTCCGTATCCGGGGGAGAAGGACCGCTGGTTTGTCGGCGGCATCGTGTCCTGGGGCATCATGTGCGCCCACCCCCGACTGCCCGGTGTCTATGCGAACGTGGTGCAGTACGTGCCGTGGATCCAGGAGCAGATGGCGAAGCATGCCCGCCCCATCAACGAGGAGCGGGTGAACAAGTATGACCTGCACCCCGGCGGACCCGACATGCTCTCCAAAATAGCCACAGACCCGATGCGGAATGGTCAACCGTACTACTACTCTCATCCCAGGACCGCGTCCAAAACCTAA
- the Rpe gene encoding ribulose-phosphate 3-epimerase, with translation MPVQAKIGPSILNADLSNLANESQKLLDNGADYLHLDVMDGNFVPNLTFGHPMVKSLRNKIKTAFFETHMMVQNPEQWIEPMADAGVNLYTFHTEPVDDVAKVSRQVQEAGMKVGLAIKPGTDVKDIEKYIDLADVVLVMTVEPGFGGQSFMADMMPKVEWLRENYPNLDIEVDGGVGPKTIECCAKSGANMIVSGTAVVGASDQGQVIRQLRDVVQSYLK, from the exons ATGCCCGTCCAAGCCAAGATCGGCCCCAGCATTCTCAATGCAGATCTCTCCAACCTGGCCAACGAGTCCCAGAAGCTACTGGACAATGGCGCCGATTATTTGCACCTGGACGTGATGGACGGAAACTTTGTGCCGAACCTTACCTTCGGTCATCCCATGGTCAAGAGTTTGCGCAACAAGATCAAG ACGGCCTTCTTTGAGACGCACATGATGGTTCAGAATCCGGAGCAGTGGATTGAGCCCATGGCCGATGCGGGTGTCAATCTTTACACGTTCCACACCGAGCCGGTGGACGATGTGGCCAAGGTCAGCCGCCAGGTGCAGGAGGCCGGCATGAAGGTGGGCCTGGCCATTAAGCCGGGCACTGAT gtAAAGGACATTGAAAAGTACATAGACTTGGCCGACGTGGTGCTGGTGATGACCGTGGAGCCTGGATTTGGAGGTCAGTCCTTTATGGCCGACATGATGCCCAAGGTGGAGTGGCTTCGTGAGAACTATCCGAACCTGGACATTGAGGTTGACGGCGGAGTTGGACCCAAAACGATTGAGTGCTGTGCCAAGTCCGGAGCCAACATGATCGTCTCAGGAACGGCCGTGGTGGGAGCCTCTGACCAGGGTCAAGTCATCCGGCAGCTGCGCGATGTGGTGCAGAGCTACCTCAAGTGA